One window from the genome of Cyclobacterium amurskyense encodes:
- a CDS encoding aminotransferase class I/II-fold pyridoxal phosphate-dependent enzyme has product MDIFEKLNTNLGPLGKHSELSEGYFMFPKLEGEIAPRMKFKGKEVLNWSLNNYLGLANHPEVRQADADAATKWGAAYPMGARMMSGNTDLHEQLENELAEFVGKEKAYLLNYGYQGIMSVIDSLIDRKDVIVYDSECHACIIDALRMHMGKRFVFPHNDMESCEKQLKRAERLSKETGGGILVITEGVFGMTGDMGNLKEIVKLKDKFQFRLLVDDAHGFGTMGKTGAGSGEEQEVQDQVDLYFSTFAKSMASIGAFIAGDAKVVHYLKYNMRSQIFAKALPLIMVEGALKRLDMLKNRPEFKDNLWKIVRALQNGLKEKGFSIGSTNSPVTPVVLNGTVGEAATLSKDLRENYNIFCSVVIYPVVPKGMIILRLIPTAVHSLEDVVETIAAFEAIKEKLSSGYYKTTELATSFGE; this is encoded by the coding sequence TTGGATATATTTGAAAAACTGAACACCAATCTTGGTCCACTAGGTAAGCATTCCGAGTTATCAGAAGGATATTTCATGTTTCCAAAATTGGAGGGTGAAATAGCTCCTAGGATGAAATTTAAAGGTAAAGAGGTTCTGAATTGGAGTTTAAACAACTATTTGGGTTTAGCCAATCATCCAGAAGTAAGGCAAGCAGATGCTGATGCTGCCACAAAATGGGGAGCCGCCTACCCAATGGGTGCCAGAATGATGTCTGGGAATACTGATCTCCACGAGCAACTTGAGAATGAGTTGGCCGAATTTGTAGGTAAAGAGAAAGCCTATTTATTAAATTACGGTTACCAGGGAATCATGAGTGTAATTGATTCACTGATTGACCGAAAAGATGTAATTGTTTACGACAGTGAGTGTCATGCTTGTATTATTGATGCATTGCGTATGCACATGGGTAAACGATTTGTTTTTCCACACAATGACATGGAAAGTTGTGAAAAGCAACTTAAAAGAGCTGAGCGATTAAGCAAAGAAACAGGTGGTGGAATTTTGGTCATTACTGAAGGTGTATTTGGTATGACTGGAGATATGGGCAACTTGAAAGAGATTGTTAAATTAAAGGATAAATTTCAATTTAGACTTTTAGTAGATGATGCACATGGTTTTGGTACTATGGGTAAAACAGGTGCTGGAAGCGGTGAGGAGCAAGAAGTTCAAGATCAAGTAGATTTATATTTTTCAACTTTTGCTAAATCTATGGCAAGTATTGGCGCGTTTATTGCGGGAGATGCTAAAGTTGTACATTACTTAAAATACAACATGCGTTCTCAGATATTCGCTAAGGCACTTCCATTAATTATGGTTGAAGGGGCTTTAAAGCGTCTTGACATGTTGAAGAACAGACCTGAATTCAAAGATAACCTTTGGAAGATCGTTCGTGCATTGCAAAATGGATTAAAGGAAAAAGGATTCAGTATTGGATCTACAAATTCTCCTGTAACACCAGTTGTTTTGAATGGTACTGTGGGTGAAGCAGCGACTTTGAGCAAGGATTTAAGAGAAAACTATAATATCTTTTGTTCAGTTGTTATTTATCCTGTTGTTCCAAAAGGAATGATTATATTGCGTTTAATACCTACTGCAGTTCATAGTCTTGAGGATGTGGTAGAAACAATCGCCGCTTTCGAAGCTATAAAGGAAAAATTGAGTAGTGGCTATTATAAAACAACAGAATTGGCAACCTCTTTTGGTGAATAA
- a CDS encoding Maf family nucleotide pyrophosphatase — protein MLINNKKIILSSNSPRRQQLLRDLGLEFEVKTMDTDESYPENLDSEEVATYLAEKKAGTFLPSLKKDEVLITADTVVIANNTILNKPLNENEAFKMLELINGKSHLVTTGVCIADMDKKFTFCDKTEVSFSKLSQEEITYYISQFKPFDKAGAYGIQEWIGLVGIDCIKGSYYNVMGLPVNKVYQTLKANYNLVL, from the coding sequence ATGTTAATTAATAATAAAAAAATCATTTTATCTTCCAATTCCCCCAGAAGACAACAGTTACTCAGAGACCTGGGGCTGGAATTTGAGGTGAAAACAATGGATACGGATGAAAGTTATCCGGAGAATCTAGATTCAGAAGAAGTGGCTACCTATCTGGCTGAAAAAAAAGCAGGTACCTTCCTTCCAAGTTTGAAAAAAGATGAGGTGCTGATAACGGCCGACACGGTAGTAATCGCAAACAATACCATCCTCAACAAACCTTTAAATGAAAATGAGGCCTTCAAAATGCTTGAATTAATCAATGGGAAAAGCCACCTAGTGACTACTGGCGTTTGTATAGCTGATATGGATAAAAAATTCACTTTCTGTGATAAAACTGAGGTGAGTTTTTCAAAACTTTCTCAGGAAGAAATAACTTATTATATAAGCCAATTCAAACCATTTGACAAAGCCGGAGCCTATGGAATACAGGAGTGGATAGGTCTGGTAGGTATAGATTGTATTAAAGGTTCTTATTATAATGTAATGGGATTGCCTGTAAATAAGGTCTACCAGACCTTAAAGGCCAACTACAACTTAGTGCTTTAG
- a CDS encoding DUF4136 domain-containing protein — MKYSISLLVISLGVFFSACSPVRVFLEKNEVASIDAYKTFYVINQYYDKDAFESPVLEENLQYRLTEGMKNLGFEQNETKPDLIVRYNTNLTDRQKEVNHRPMMSPYYGYGGFYSPYMMPYPYGGRSSYSVEKYDMGELVVDFIDTKQDKVVMRISAVGEITKPKQKTKNLFLSVEKILKAFAKSVIS, encoded by the coding sequence ATGAAATATTCAATCAGCTTATTGGTAATATCCCTTGGGGTATTTTTTTCTGCTTGCAGTCCGGTACGAGTTTTCTTAGAAAAAAATGAAGTAGCAAGTATTGATGCTTATAAAACGTTTTACGTCATCAACCAATATTACGATAAAGATGCTTTTGAATCTCCGGTTTTGGAGGAGAATTTACAATATAGGCTTACAGAAGGTATGAAAAATTTGGGCTTTGAGCAGAATGAAACCAAGCCAGACCTAATCGTAAGGTACAATACAAACCTCACTGACAGACAGAAAGAGGTCAATCATCGCCCCATGATGAGCCCCTATTATGGTTATGGTGGGTTTTACAGTCCTTATATGATGCCCTATCCCTATGGTGGAAGGAGTTCATACAGTGTGGAGAAATACGATATGGGTGAATTGGTAGTGGATTTTATAGACACCAAACAGGATAAAGTGGTGATGCGGATCAGTGCAGTAGGAGAAATCACCAAGCCAAAACAGAAAACAAAAAATCTGTTTCTTTCAGTGGAAAAAATCCTCAAAGCCTTTGCTAAAAGCGTAATTTCTTAA
- the pxpA gene encoding 5-oxoprolinase subunit PxpA, protein MSVDVELNCDLGEGMPNDEAIMPYLGSCNIAAGGHAGNVHSISQTIKLAKKHQVKIGAHPSYPDRANFGRIPMDLPFPQLQKSLIHQIDLINTVAAKENLELNHIKFHGALYLMSLSSQKLAQQLAQLIATRYKGLALYAPYGSFMAKEALLHDIPVKYEGFADRAYLDGSTLASRKEAGSLLTNLDTIKSQVLSMIKSGIISTIDQKEYTIKVNTICIHGDHPKALEIAQTLAPIIQTRKNDR, encoded by the coding sequence ATGAGTGTGGACGTGGAACTAAATTGTGACCTGGGAGAAGGAATGCCAAACGACGAGGCCATTATGCCCTATTTGGGAAGTTGTAATATTGCCGCTGGGGGACATGCTGGCAATGTACATAGCATTTCACAAACAATCAAACTTGCGAAAAAACATCAGGTGAAAATTGGGGCTCACCCCTCCTACCCTGATCGCGCTAATTTCGGGAGAATCCCAATGGATCTGCCTTTCCCACAACTACAGAAAAGTTTAATTCACCAGATTGATTTAATCAATACGGTGGCTGCCAAAGAAAACCTGGAATTGAATCACATAAAATTCCATGGAGCTCTTTACCTTATGAGCCTTTCCTCTCAAAAACTGGCCCAACAACTGGCCCAACTTATTGCTACTCGGTACAAAGGCCTTGCCTTGTATGCTCCTTATGGTTCTTTCATGGCCAAAGAAGCCTTACTACATGATATTCCCGTGAAATATGAAGGTTTTGCAGACCGTGCCTATTTAGACGGGTCAACATTGGCTAGCAGAAAAGAAGCCGGTTCCTTATTGACCAATTTGGATACGATTAAAAGTCAAGTCTTGTCCATGATTAAATCTGGAATTATTTCGACAATAGATCAGAAAGAGTATACCATTAAAGTAAACACTATCTGCATACATGGAGACCATCCAAAAGCCCTCGAAATAGCCCAAACACTAGCCCCAATAATTCAAACCAGGAAAAACGATAGATGA
- a CDS encoding 5-oxoprolinase subunit B family protein: protein MKYPIQIFSLGPKIIELHWPKIIAEDVLLEIIALKNNIENKYSPIISSIYHSYQVLSIQLKEIEYASEVTTWLKEFIKRPMSRENLPARWIWTVPVCYAPEIVSSQNQYLQEKNMDLETLIEYHTSKSFLLYFYGFLPGFMYLGGLPETLHIPRKTIPDRKISKGSVAIGGSQTGIYPVDSPGGWYVVGKTPVAIFENGQVKLPFNPGDKVQFASISPQRYTELQEGSVHNWEKTAYCG from the coding sequence ATGAAATATCCTATTCAAATTTTCTCCTTAGGACCAAAAATCATAGAATTACATTGGCCGAAAATCATTGCAGAAGATGTTTTATTGGAAATAATTGCGCTCAAAAATAACATTGAAAATAAGTATTCCCCTATAATCTCTAGCATCTACCACAGTTACCAAGTTTTAAGCATTCAACTCAAAGAAATAGAATATGCAAGTGAAGTTACAACTTGGCTAAAAGAGTTTATTAAACGGCCTATGTCTAGAGAAAATTTGCCTGCGAGATGGATTTGGACCGTACCAGTTTGTTATGCTCCAGAAATAGTCTCCTCCCAAAATCAATATTTACAAGAGAAAAACATGGATTTGGAGACATTGATTGAATACCATACCAGCAAAAGCTTTCTATTGTACTTTTATGGCTTTTTACCCGGATTCATGTACCTGGGAGGTTTACCTGAAACTTTGCATATCCCTAGAAAAACCATTCCTGACAGGAAAATCAGCAAAGGTAGTGTGGCCATTGGTGGATCTCAAACAGGAATTTATCCTGTGGACAGCCCAGGTGGTTGGTACGTAGTAGGTAAAACACCGGTGGCCATCTTTGAAAATGGCCAGGTAAAATTACCTTTTAATCCTGGAGACAAGGTTCAATTTGCATCCATCTCTCCACAACGCTATACTGAGCTTCAGGAAGGCAGTGTTCATAATTGGGAAAAAACAGCTTATTGTGGGTAA
- a CDS encoding 5-oxoprolinase subunit C family protein: MGKIIFLKAGLYTTIQDKGRFGFVDKGIPLSGAMDEEAFHLANLLVRKDPGAACLEIYMGNVKLYFTENCQIVCTGANAKIIVDGDLFSTNEIINVSAGARVNMPPFSKGQWLYLAINGDFQCEKVLGSQSFYQKITQLSKFSDNGILPYTNAPQTIPFDFSKIKPRVFSDLMFVPTYPGPSFSALSKEHQFTLRHSTFTLSPIQNRMGIHLKEKLKHELPELISSPVYPGTVQLTHAGKMIVLMKDAQVTGGYHRILQLSVRGISRLAQLRPNAKFKFQLIEETNTPT; encoded by the coding sequence GTGGGTAAAATAATCTTTCTCAAAGCAGGATTATACACTACCATCCAAGACAAAGGTAGGTTTGGTTTTGTGGATAAGGGAATTCCTTTGTCCGGAGCTATGGACGAGGAAGCCTTCCACCTTGCCAATTTACTTGTACGAAAAGACCCCGGTGCGGCGTGTTTGGAGATCTATATGGGAAATGTCAAACTATATTTTACAGAAAATTGCCAAATAGTATGTACCGGAGCCAATGCAAAAATAATAGTTGATGGAGATCTTTTTTCAACCAATGAAATTATCAATGTTTCAGCAGGCGCAAGAGTAAACATGCCTCCTTTTAGTAAAGGACAATGGCTTTATTTGGCAATAAATGGAGATTTTCAATGTGAAAAAGTTTTGGGAAGTCAGAGCTTTTATCAAAAAATCACCCAATTGTCAAAGTTTTCAGACAATGGTATTTTGCCTTATACCAATGCACCTCAAACTATTCCATTCGATTTCTCCAAAATTAAACCCAGAGTATTCTCCGACTTGATGTTTGTCCCTACCTATCCTGGTCCCTCCTTTTCAGCTTTGAGTAAAGAACATCAATTTACCTTGAGACACAGTACATTTACGCTTTCCCCAATCCAAAACAGAATGGGAATCCACCTGAAGGAGAAATTAAAACATGAACTTCCAGAGCTTATCTCAAGCCCTGTTTACCCTGGAACAGTACAGTTAACCCATGCTGGAAAAATGATTGTTTTAATGAAGGATGCCCAGGTTACCGGGGGATATCATCGGATTTTGCAATTGTCAGTGAGGGGTATTTCAAGGCTTGCTCAACTAAGACCTAATGCTAAGTTCAAATTTCAGTTAATCGAAGAAACCAACACCCCTACCTGA
- a CDS encoding DUF3307 domain-containing protein, protein MIVLIKLVLAHLLGDFVFQPNSWVEAKEAKKFKAYQLYLHLLVHGLLIMVILADLSFWPYAVAIVLVHGIVDVIKLYAQKEQTKRYWFFIDQLAHILTLIVMVGVLDPTLLDLLYPVSEKLWLVVTLLVFLSLPASIIIKTIISKWTPATVDEIGSLEKAGQYIGILERWFVLIFIIAGKWEAIGFLVAAKSVFRFGDLKESKDRKLTEYILIGTLVSFGLAILCGWIYEQYQL, encoded by the coding sequence ATGATTGTACTCATAAAGCTAGTTTTAGCCCATTTATTGGGAGATTTTGTGTTCCAGCCCAATAGTTGGGTGGAGGCCAAAGAAGCTAAAAAGTTTAAAGCCTACCAACTGTATTTGCACCTGTTGGTACATGGACTACTGATAATGGTAATCCTTGCGGATCTTTCCTTCTGGCCATACGCTGTAGCGATTGTGCTTGTACATGGCATCGTTGATGTGATCAAGCTATATGCGCAAAAAGAACAAACCAAAAGGTATTGGTTTTTTATAGACCAATTGGCTCATATTCTTACTTTAATTGTAATGGTTGGAGTGCTTGATCCGACACTTTTGGATTTGTTGTATCCAGTTTCGGAAAAACTTTGGCTGGTGGTAACCTTGCTGGTGTTTCTGTCCTTACCTGCTTCTATCATTATCAAGACCATAATATCCAAATGGACTCCTGCCACTGTTGATGAAATAGGTTCATTGGAAAAGGCTGGCCAATACATTGGCATTCTTGAACGTTGGTTTGTATTGATTTTTATAATTGCAGGAAAATGGGAAGCCATTGGTTTTTTGGTGGCAGCCAAGTCAGTATTTAGGTTTGGTGATTTAAAGGAATCCAAGGATAGAAAATTGACAGAGTATATATTAATAGGAACACTCGTTAGCTTTGGATTGGCCATTTTATGTGGCTGGATTTATGAGCAATATCAACTCTAA
- a CDS encoding SatD family protein, translating into MIGIITGDLINSRKLSASLWMQELKKELDQWGAEGKDWEIYRGDSFQLRIKNPGQLLYVGILLKAAIRSIEPLDIRMGMGIGEENYTTDRLLENNGSAYVHSGEVFEDLHKMNQGIMLKSDFNEFNQEINLMLRLALTIMDNWSVNSAKMVCLAFKNPSKNQTQLGALENISQNSVSARLSRANFEVIKSLVDYFPNRLAKFIS; encoded by the coding sequence ATGATAGGGATAATAACAGGTGACCTGATCAATTCAAGAAAACTTTCGGCAAGCCTATGGATGCAGGAATTAAAGAAGGAACTGGATCAGTGGGGAGCAGAAGGTAAAGATTGGGAAATATATAGAGGAGACAGTTTTCAGTTGAGAATTAAAAATCCAGGACAATTACTTTATGTGGGCATATTGCTTAAGGCCGCCATTAGGTCAATTGAGCCTTTGGATATTAGAATGGGCATGGGGATTGGTGAAGAAAATTATACCACAGACCGCTTGCTAGAAAACAATGGAAGTGCCTATGTTCATTCAGGTGAGGTTTTTGAGGATTTACATAAGATGAATCAGGGGATTATGCTGAAGAGTGACTTCAATGAATTTAACCAAGAAATAAATTTGATGTTAAGGTTGGCATTGACCATAATGGACAATTGGTCAGTAAATTCCGCTAAAATGGTTTGTCTTGCTTTCAAAAACCCTTCTAAAAACCAAACCCAATTGGGCGCATTGGAAAACATCAGCCAGAATTCAGTAAGTGCCAGACTTTCTAGGGCCAATTTTGAGGTAATTAAATCATTGGTAGATTACTTCCCAAATCGATTAGCAAAATTCATATCATGA